One stretch of Candidatus Bathyarchaeia archaeon DNA includes these proteins:
- a CDS encoding AbrB/MazE/SpoVT family DNA-binding domain-containing protein produces MVELKVKVSDKGQILIPKIFRDEYDIEEGGQVIIEPRVEGLLIRGRPTPDEIMNRLKRHVEEVKKMGVSGPGLGDLKKVYLEMEFEEKMG; encoded by the coding sequence ATGGTTGAACTTAAAGTGAAGGTTAGCGATAAGGGGCAAATACTGATCCCGAAAATTTTTAGAGATGAATACGACATAGAAGAGGGGGGGCAGGTTATAATAGAGCCGAGGGTTGAAGGTCTTCTCATAAGGGGGAGGCCGACGCCTGACGAAATAATGAATAGGCTGAAGAGGCATGTAGAGGAGGTTAAGAAGATGGGGGTTTCTGGTCCAGGCTTAGGCGACCTTAAGAAGGTTTATCTTGAAATGGAATTTGAGGAAAAGATGGGTTGA
- a CDS encoding DUF6125 family protein codes for MDFSKVARSELEEYVSFMLRQYRLVDALWFLGVEDRFGLDEAVKLNEKIWGDMAYRSAKEIKRRFKVDSSGIHAVVQALSYYPWTIITGYEIEESEDEATIKVPRCPPQEARLRTGRKIFPCKVMHQLDFQSFAKAIDERVKVECVFAPPDPRREGLWCEWKLRL; via the coding sequence TTGGATTTCTCTAAAGTTGCAAGATCAGAGCTTGAAGAATACGTAAGCTTCATGCTCAGGCAGTATCGGCTGGTGGATGCTCTATGGTTTCTTGGGGTTGAGGATCGATTTGGACTGGATGAGGCTGTGAAGCTTAACGAGAAAATATGGGGGGATATGGCCTACCGGTCGGCGAAAGAGATCAAGCGAAGGTTCAAAGTGGACAGCAGCGGGATCCACGCCGTTGTTCAAGCCCTAAGCTACTATCCATGGACTATCATCACAGGCTACGAAATCGAGGAGTCCGAAGACGAAGCGACCATAAAGGTTCCCAGATGCCCTCCCCAAGAGGCGAGATTACGAACCGGGAGGAAAATCTTTCCATGTAAGGTCATGCATCAACTGGATTTTCAAAGCTTCGCCAAAGCCATCGATGAGAGGGTTAAGGTTGAATGCGTGTTCGCCCCCCCAGATCCTCGGCGGGAGGGGCTATGGTGCGAATGGAAACTGCGACTTTAG
- a CDS encoding type II toxin-antitoxin system VapC family toxin, giving the protein MNAKRIYLDSSVIVKRYLKEVASEVVDVAFDNAEVGKVKLYFSVWNIGETIGVFDKYGKKGFLSEDELKRVLGDFLSETIKLSKLGGLYVMPITHAHLTTSWLMVLKHHIYVSDALQIASSKNNCDVLLSGDERLVRIAHLEGLDAVNVEKSPEEALKLMPE; this is encoded by the coding sequence ATGAACGCGAAGCGCATCTACTTGGACTCCAGCGTGATAGTTAAAAGATACTTGAAGGAAGTTGCAAGCGAAGTCGTAGATGTAGCGTTCGACAACGCTGAAGTGGGAAAGGTTAAGCTCTACTTCTCCGTTTGGAACATAGGAGAAACCATTGGAGTATTTGATAAATATGGGAAAAAGGGATTTTTATCTGAAGATGAGTTAAAAAGAGTATTAGGTGATTTTCTATCCGAAACTATAAAGCTGTCTAAGCTTGGAGGGCTTTACGTAATGCCCATCACACACGCCCATTTGACGACCTCCTGGCTGATGGTTTTAAAACACCATATTTATGTTTCAGATGCATTACAAATCGCTTCATCAAAAAACAACTGCGACGTACTGTTAAGCGGGGATGAAAGACTCGTTAGAATAGCCCATTTAGAAGGGTTAGACGCCGTCAATGTCGAAAAATCTCCTGAAGAAGCTTTAAAACTGATGCCGGAATGA
- a CDS encoding M42 family metallopeptidase translates to MVESFGPAGFELETSRIVKKYVSSFADEVVTDKLGSVIFKVKGEVERPHILVAGHIDEIGFVVSGVDEKTGFLTFNSVGGWFDQNLLSQRVIVRTKSGDLSGVIASKPPHVLQKEEIEKPVTRDKMFIDIGTTSKEETEKMGVRIGDPIVPWSPFQRIMNGKVLMGKAFDDRIGAFITMYTLRKLKEEDIRHPNTVYGAATVQEELGARGASTVPYVVDPDVAIVVEVDIAGDVPGIKPNEAPAKMGKGPSIVTFDASMIPNQNLKELVIETAEQNKIPYQLTQSPRGGTDAGRIHIHKTGCPSIVISVPTRHIHSHVSLASLEDVENTHRLILELLKTLDRKAVETLLPI, encoded by the coding sequence ATGGTTGAATCCTTTGGGCCGGCGGGGTTTGAGCTTGAAACCTCTAGAATCGTGAAGAAATATGTGTCCAGCTTCGCCGACGAAGTGGTCACGGATAAGCTGGGATCGGTGATCTTCAAGGTTAAAGGCGAAGTGGAAAGACCACACATCCTCGTCGCAGGACATATAGACGAAATAGGCTTCGTGGTTTCAGGGGTAGATGAAAAAACAGGATTCCTAACATTCAACTCCGTTGGAGGATGGTTCGACCAAAACCTCTTATCCCAGAGAGTGATCGTGCGAACAAAATCAGGCGACCTCAGCGGCGTAATCGCCTCAAAGCCCCCTCACGTCCTCCAGAAGGAGGAGATCGAAAAACCAGTGACAAGGGATAAGATGTTCATCGACATCGGAACAACCAGCAAGGAGGAAACGGAGAAAATGGGCGTGAGAATCGGCGACCCCATCGTACCCTGGTCACCATTCCAGAGAATAATGAATGGTAAGGTGTTGATGGGAAAGGCGTTCGACGACAGAATCGGAGCCTTCATCACCATGTATACTCTGAGGAAGTTGAAGGAAGAGGACATCCGACACCCCAACACCGTCTATGGGGCGGCGACGGTTCAGGAAGAGTTGGGGGCGAGAGGCGCCTCCACTGTCCCATACGTTGTCGACCCAGACGTCGCCATCGTCGTAGAAGTCGACATAGCAGGCGACGTGCCTGGAATCAAACCCAACGAAGCCCCAGCTAAGATGGGGAAAGGCCCATCCATAGTTACCTTCGACGCCTCCATGATACCGAACCAGAACTTAAAGGAATTGGTGATCGAAACCGCGGAGCAAAACAAGATACCGTACCAGTTAACTCAAAGCCCCCGAGGCGGAACAGACGCGGGTAGGATACATATCCATAAAACAGGATGCCCAAGCATAGTAATCTCCGTACCCACCAGGCATATCCACAGCCACGTCAGCTTAGCAAGCTTAGAAGACGTCGAAAACACACATAGACTTATCCTAGAGCTGTTGAAAACCCTGGATAGAAAAGCCGTTGAAACCCTCCTACCCATCTAA
- a CDS encoding DUF5679 domain-containing protein yields the protein MRMQMFCLKCRTRVEVKDSELKKEQMPNGRKILRGVCPKCGTKLAKFTK from the coding sequence ATGAGGATGCAAATGTTCTGCTTGAAATGCCGGACACGCGTCGAAGTCAAGGACTCGGAGCTGAAGAAGGAGCAGATGCCCAACGGGAGAAAGATACTGAGGGGCGTTTGCCCCAAATGCGGCACAAAGCTGGCGAAGTTCACTAAATAA